The genomic interval AGAGTCGCAgaaattcattcattattcaaaGATCCATCATCAATCGAATGTCAAACTCACCTCTGCTTGATTTAGCGATCGAAGAAGATCTGCTTCTTTACGTTCATGTCTGAAAGGAATTAATTCGTGAATTAGATTTATCACTAGGTTTTAGCTTCAGATGTGTTGCGATTCAGATCGAGATTGATTCGCGAGAGTCTAGAAATCTTATGACTTGCGAGGCAATTTTGTCAACAGATTAAAGTCGATGAGTATTTCTACACCACCTGAATATTCTAAGAAGGCTATTGGCCAAAGGTACTCTATCCGGATGACAGACATCGGCCAAAGCTCTGACAACATGTAACTCTGGGTCGAGCAGTAGTTGTTGCAAGGGACTATATTCCTCTGGCGGCATTGCTAAATCGTGTCTGTATCTGTAGAATGAATTCATATTTGTCaatcaaattcaattttcgtggATCAGTTTTACCTCGAATACCATGGAGTCAAAAAAGGTACCTTAAGCGTAAGCGCAGAGCACCCCATTCTCCGATCGGGGTAACTCCCGATAAAGTATACCATTCGTCCATTTCTTCTCCATTTGCCAAACTCCCTAATTCAACTGTCAATTCTGCCACTTCGGTGTCCTTGCTTCTCTTTCCTTTATTGTACAACGTTAGTGAAAAAGATACAACATCAGGTGGCACATctctgtaaaatatttttgtcgaGTATTCAGTTCCATTGAAACCTCAAAGATTCTTCCGAAATAAGAAGACtagatgtacgtataaaaatcaATACACTTACTCTAGTATAAACTCTTCATCCCATAACGGACTGGCTCCAGTTTTAACTTTTGTACGTGCGACTTTCACGTTGTTGAGCGCTACTATGATAAATGGATTTGGTACTAGTTTGTACGGAAGCCTGTGAGCATCAAGAATGTGTAAATGTAAGGAACGTAGTTCTCGTAATCGAGCTACTTTAGGCGCTCTCGTCAATTGAGAAACGCATAAAGGTTTCAATGCATTCACCCAATCAAgggaattttcagaattttgcgCAGCTAAATATGTGATAGTGGCTAAACAGGGTAAAGCTCTCTCCACCAATTGGAAGCAATGTGGTCGGTCGAATACACTTTCGTGAACctgtaaatatttaaaaattgtgTGAAGATTTCTTCACCACTTGTTTGCCTGATAATTaggttttttgaaatattatcgaaactaaaaacaaataattaccTGGTAGAGATAAGCACAGCTCAAATCAATGAGGCCTTTCGGTTTAGTTCTTTTTGGATTATCGTACAAATAGAGATGAGTGTCCGAGGCATCAACCAGCAATACGAAATAAAGAGCCttccatttcttatttttttctgatttcttcTCCAAGTAGCCTTGCATTTTGAttcctttgttctttttcacaCCAGATTGTTCCCGACATTCTCTCAAAGTGGCATAAATTTTCTCTGCATGTTGTACCTCTTTATTCACTCTTACGCTACCATCTGGTTCGGTAACCATAGCTTGTACTAGGGTGTGGCCTTCGACAATTTGTTCTTTCCGATACCTGAAATGTATTAAGTAAATAATGAATGAGATAAATTCAATCTCATTAGATCCATGTTGCTccttggtgaaaaaaaaaatactcgccTATTTATTACAGCATCAAGACATTCAAAGGTTCTTCCACCCATTAGATATCTCACTCCTTTCTTTTCGATCCTGAACCTCTGAATTTGGTTATTTAtatggaaaaatagagaataatCTCCAGGGCTATTATCTGAGGGTCTGACCTGTGCGatgcaattcattttttactcaatATTGTCACTGAAACCTAACACAAGTGCGATTCTGAACAAATGTGAATGTGGAAGTACTAACTAGAAAACTGCCTGGTCCAGCTTTCACTAGCATATCAACAGCTTCACTTTTAGTAACATTCGGATGAAACCATGAAAATACAGTATTTGGATCGATAGAGTCATCTAAATCTTCAACCAGTTCTCTGAAAATCAGTCCTTGTTCGCCAGTTCTATGGGCTGTAACCCATAACCATCCATCGCCCATATCGTTGTGTACGAAGAATATATCACCTTTCTGGAAACTCAGTTCGTCTGTGTCTGGCATTTTTGTGTATGGCAGTATAGCaactattctttttttgtcattaaCGGGCTCAGGCGGAGGTGCCGGATGTATCAAACGCTCTCTTTTCAACAAGTCTGAACAATGCGTATAGTAAGCTACTAAGTCTGACAGGCTGTTAAACTGACGACCTCCTGAAATAATCGATaatcaaaattcaatgaattagaaattatattatcgcaataatacacatatgtcgatttattgaaaatacaaTACAAAACaaagtataaataatttagtCTCTGAGTCAAAAGCATTGTTAGGGAagtcttttttttaaacaccTAAGAATCGTAGAAGGAAAGAACTAAGAAATAAACAATAGAGGATACACCCAACGTCATATGGATACGGTAAATTGTTTTTGTCATATACAGCTGAACTTACCTATGTAGTAGTCACCGCAGACAGCTGTGATTCGAAAATGGTTGATCCCAGTACGTCCTAAGTATGATAAAACATAACTACCAGGTTTTCTGTCGCTTTCGCGAACTAAATAGCTTCCCATCTTGGTTGCATCCCACAATCTCTCTTCTGCAGTGAATCTATCCAGCCGACCATGATACCATCTAAGTGAAaagataattatttgaaaaataatatcttaaGAGATatgcaaaaaatttgtaatttttgggATTCCAGGCTTACTGGTTCTCTGGAGGAGCAGTTAACAGTGTTGTATTTGCACTGTCGGGTTCTTCTGTATCTTGGGGATCATCAGGAATATTCTCAAGGAATGGATCAAAGTCATTTTCCACATTGAGTGTTTCGATTGGACCGCCATCCTCACTTCCTGTACTAGGTGATCCACCCTTACTATTGTGCTCAATCTGAAAAATTCCTGactaatttcaaaattaagaTTCAGTGGTTACTTCcagtaaaatatttcataaacaATGACATATTCATTAGATTGTGACAACGAAAATCGGGATGTCATAATGAAGTTTGCTGAATGGATTGTTATAAGAATTGAGTGGCCTATCACTAGTAATTATAACTGTCAAATGAGCGTTAAAGAGAGACGATACATTAATActgctattttatttcttgaaattagttttaaaaattcgtagatGGCATTGAAGTTACTTAACACGCGTCAAACGTTACTTCGATTTAATTTCAATGTGAGAAATGTTAatatgttgattttcgaacaGAACTGTCATTGTTACAGAGAGCATATCGGCAAATTTTGTTTCAAGTTCAAACAAAAGTGGCATGTCTCGTTCATTACCTTAGCACTGTTGGACACGCTTGGGCCACCCCGCACGAATTCAGCCATTTCAAATTCACATATGCACTTTCAACAAACTTCGATGTATGATTAAAGTAAGTATAATAAACTATGTGTAATTGTGACCACAAATTTTGCCGCAATTATTCAGGACActgataattttatatatataaaatgtatTGACGTTTCTCGGTAGCCATTTTGTTATCATACGGCGCCCATGGACCACCAAATATCCAGAGACTAGAGTGTGTACCAAACTTTAGAGCATTGCTGCACTCGTCCCCTTGGGTGTTGATTTCCAATAACTCTGTTCGACCTTGGAGGTGGTGAAGTGGAGTTACCGACGTTATCGCGTTTATTCAACCGTGGTTTATTCCATTGTTCAATCCGTCTTCGATCGTGATTGTTGCTTCGCGGTTGCACCAGAGATCTCTAGTTGCTCGGTGCTTTGCAATTTCGAAATCTCACGCAACAAAGTCCGCAACAAACACTGGGTCTTAGTGAGTACTCATCGTGCAGCTTAATTTTCTGTGCAGTATAcaacagaaaaatatttgacgttAATTCAACGTTAGATGCTGACATGGAGAAATTTGATGCAAAAGAAATAAGAGATTCAGAGAAAAAACTTATCTCGAATTTCCTTGACGATGAAGGTAAGGTTATTTCTTGAAtgcggtgaaattttgaatgatttggtaatcttattttttcatcttgaaaatttttctgatacAGCACCTCAAGCATTACCAAGCATCGAAGAATTCCACTTGGGGCATTATGGAGAGATCTTAACTAATCAATTCTGTACAGCATACTTGAAGAAATTTGTCAATGATGAAGATCTTGCGGTATCTTTAACCAGGGCTATAGAGCAACAACCTGCTTCtaactttgaaatattatccGTTGGAATTGCGTCCTTGTTACTCTATGTTCAAACTAACTTCACCGGACCAGAAAATACCCCAGACATTGAGTGGCTGTTGGGCAAACGAGAGGAAGCGCTGAAATTATTGAGCCTTGAAGACCAGTGCAATGATAATATGAAGAAGCCTGAGctcttgtatttttcaaaattattgttcTCTGATAAGACATTACAAAACAAGTTCAGAACTACAGTCTGGTGGTTATTCAGGGCTAATTTGATTCATCAGATTGTCTTGGATGAAGCTTCGGCAACTTTGTTCAATGATACAGAGAATTTAATTGAGAGAATTTCTGTTTCCGATATTTTGGAAGATGATTATCTTCAGACATTGTTCCATGTCGAAGCAGtgcagttttatttatatcatgGAAGAGTACAGAACCTCGAGAAGCATGTGGAAATTGCACAACGTTCTGCAAAATTGAACATGCAACTTGTTGGTATGCTTGGTAAGCGTACCAAGTATCAACAAGACGAGAAAGCCCAATTACTGCTGAAAGTATCTGCTGACAAAGACAATTTTCCATTCAGAAAATGCGAAGATTTGCCCGCAGCTTTAGAATTGAATGATGACTTGCGGTTGGAACGTATCCAGTATTCACAAGAAgaggaaataattgaattgggAGCCTTGGAAGAAGCAGTTGTTATGGCAAAATAGTATGTGTagtaaatatttaatattcacCTCAACGTCAACAGTTGATTACTTTTCTATGGAAAATTTCATGACCAAGATCAGTTAAATTCTTGTGTTCAGCATCGGCACGACGTGAATGTTCAGGTGTTAAATATTTGTCAAAATTGATTCACGGTCAATCTTGTTCATTGACCTAGAAAATTCAATCATTTATTATAGCTTCCAGATTCAGAAGTCGCAACCGAAGGATAAACTGGCGGATGAAGAAATTGTGCCTTACCTGAATGTAAGGATAaatgctattttttttaatcaagattaaattttttatctcaaaacTCAGAGTCTGATGAAATATATACGTTTTTTTGTCTCGCTGAACAATCACATTGATTGAGATGAATATCACATTAGAATGTTATAGAGAATTCAAGAAACTGGCCATTGAGGATGTCTTCTTTGTGTCAGCGATGTATGCTGGAATCAAATCACAAACGTACCGTTGAACGATCTATGTCTCAGACAGAATATCTGATTGAGCAAGTGAATTCTTCAAAGCCGTTAGTCTCACACCgtatggatatattttttgccAGTGGTATGAAACCTATATGGCAAGTTAAGCAAATATTAGCAGACCTAATGATCAATCTGGGCATGGTCAAGAGTGCTTTGGACTTGTTTTTGCAGCTACAACTTTGGGAGAGTGTCATTGTTTGCTACACAATTTTAGAACTACGACACAAGGTATGCTCATCCCATTTTTAAGCCTTTACCtgtttattataatttcatccGACTATGTTTTTTTAGGCCGCGGAAATAATTCAACAAGAAATAGACAAGAAACCTACCGTTAAGCTTTGGTGTCTTTTGGGTGATGCGACTCAGGACACACGGTGTTATGAAACTGCGTGGAAAATATCTAATGAAAGAAGCAGTAGAGCTCAACGCCATTGGGGCTTGTACTATTTTGCTAAAcaaaacgtaagaaaaaaaaaaaaatatgcttaACATAATTCTCGTTAGCGCCGTCTAGGATATCAAATAATCAACCTTgatcggtaaaaattttgatagCCGTATTTATTCGTTGCAGTATGCAGAAGCAGTACCGCATTTGAAGTTGTCTGTCGAGTTGAATAATATCCAAGAAAATGTATGGATCAGACTTGGTTTTGCTGCGTTACAAATCGAAGATTGGAAATTAGCTGCCACGGCGTACAGGCATTACTGTGCACTCGAGCAAACGGTTAGTATGCCTGAAAGATGTACAGCCTTTCTCTCATATTGAGTTGTGTTTCTAGAATTTTGAAGCATGGAACAACCTAGCAAAAGCTTATATAAAGCTCGGGGATAAACCGCGGGCTTGGCGTTCTCTTCAGGACGCAGTGAAGTGTAACTATGACAAATGGGAAGTCTGGGATAATTTAATGGTAGTCAGCATAGACTTGGGTCATTTTTCTGAGGTAAAATCAATCGTGGcttattggaaaaattaagaaaacttTGCACAAACCTTGAATATTATCACTTTAGTTATATTAAGGTCTGTAATAGAGGTACATTCTTTGCAGGTAATTCGATGCTACCACCGTATTTTAGAGCTAAAAGCTCAGCATAATGATgtccaaattttgaaaattttgaccaCGGCAATAATCGATGACATAAAAGATGCTGATGGAAATCCTACAAGCAGATTACTCCAGAAAGCATTGGAACTCTTCGGACACCTGACCGCAGCTGTACCCAACAATTCCTCAATTTGGCAGATGTATGCAGAGCTAACTGCCACCAAAAATACAGAAATCGATCATCAAAAAGCAGCTCAATATTTGCAGAGAGCACATCGTACAGCAGTTGCAAATCCAAAGTGGTTCAAGGAAGTGGAAGCAACGACAAATGTGCTTGAATTATGCTCAGATTTGGCAGAATCATATTTGAAATGTGCCAAAGCTGGTTCGCAGTTACAGCAAAAGGCGATGCTGGGAAGCGCAAAGTTATCATTGGTAGGTGTTGTCAAGAAGGTCAAGGAACAGGATTTCGGTGATAATGAAGAAATCAATGAAGGTTTGGCCAAAGTCGAAACTTATTTGAACAAGATtcttgaagaatttcaaaaaataaatgaataatgaaatcaaTGTGTTAACATATATAATCCCTCTGAAAATCCCGCTCTCCAATGAGCTACGGTTCACATCGCACCTCGCGGTAAAAAGTAATTTTTGCTATTGATATCCGTGGTGTTGCCTCTGTTTTAGATTCGACGGAAAAAGTACACGACAGTGGGCAAAAAAAGACGGCCGAAATACACAACAAACATGAGtgcgttaaaaaatttttttttaataaacttcattgagaagaaaatattggtCATAAAACACCAATGTTACAACACATGTGCCATTTGACGAATTATCCAACATAGGAATTTTAGGAAGAGGTCCTAACGTCTAGGAATTTGCTAGAATCCATTCGGCGTGTTTCGCGACGCTGACATATGCAGACGGTGAATTTGAGTTGAGGCTGCAATCCGATCCGTATGACAGGATGCCGACCTGAAATAATACCGATTACGTCTGATCTGGAAACATGCATACAGGTATGTCGATGCATGTACGCATACTTGTAACGTTAACCGTTGGGGGTTGAGTTACAAAAATGTTATGAAAACAATCATAAATAGGGTGTCTATATTTGATCCCCTGCCACGTGTCTTCCAAGTGTGAAACCGAAACTATCAAGGAAATAAAAGCGCTGTTTTTTTAGGTCTTTTTTGTTCGACAGTACGGcgctcttattttttctcttacttacATTATAAATGTGTGAATTACGCTAATTGAATCgtatttttcgcattttgaTTTCTACCGAATGCTTTAAGCCAAGTAAAATATTAGTATCTTGTATTTACCAGAGTGTAAGTATCCCCGTATTTAATTACCAGGGGACTTCCGCTGAAACCGGAACACGGCTCTTTCATACTTCCGGCGCACATTTCTACGGAATAACCGCGACCGATGAAAATTGAGCAATCCTGTTTCGGCAACACTTTCGTTTGTAACCATTGttgtttcgatgatttttctatatgcattcaaaagtcattgttaaatgttgaatttttgttccacACAGCTTGCGAAAACACGTTTCAATTCATGTTGTAAAGGATTTCGTTTCTATATACTATGCATTATTTTCCCGTTCTATTCATTGctatgattttaatttttttacctagTTGATTCGAAGTCTTGCCCCAGCCGACTAGTGTCGGCGATCTTCCAATTAGATTGTAGTTTTCGCTTTGTAAAATACAAATCGACTGCACGGTCACTGCGGATATAACGACAATTGGgtaaatttttgttaaaatATCTGAAATTCGGAACCTACCGGTGAAATCAATTGCTGTTTGTAATCGAATTAAAGCCACGTTATTATCGAAGGACTCTGACCGGAAATCGGGATGCTTTACGACGTAGGAGATGTTGTACTCTCGGGTTGGCAGTCCGCAGAAAAGCGAATTACAGTCTGGATTATTAGCGTCGTCAAACTCGCCCAACAACACAGTTTGTCTGACAattagtaaaaatattttgcaacgTGTTTACAACTTATGCGACAATATTCAGCCGAGATTATAGTCAATTAAATATCAGAGATCGTAAAACCGTTCTGTTTCgcaaaactgaagaaaatatttttctgtcgttcggaaaatgttatctgttacaaaaaaaaaggaaaataatttaccaacatacattttgtaatttttggaTGTAGCAAGGGCGCAAGTACCCGTCGTGATAATCGTTCTATCGTTCAAGATGGCGCCACTGCAAGGGTATTTGGTCTGTCCATTGCCTACGTCTGTAATTTGATGAGGATTAGCAATAAACATCATCTAGAATTCAGGATCATAAGGGTAAGTTTTTCTAAATTGTTTATAAAGCTTTTGAACtatttttttacgtataaaACCAATTCTCGCCACGAAGGGAAACGTTCCAAGGGTCTCCAAATTGCTACGAATTAAACTTTTTCCACAACCCGAATTCGAATTACGATCGGTCACAGAATTTGTATCCCTTGATCCTAAAGAAGTTGACAAAATTGGCGTTAATAAATCGCAACATACTTTTGGCTGAGATCCGACGTACCCACAAACTAGGTTGCGGAATCTGTGAATATAATAGTTGCACATATAAGTATGAATAGGATATAGTTGAAAAAGCCGACTTCTATGAATGTgcacaattattttctctaattACCTGTGAACCGGTAGGGCTTTGCGGTTCATTAGCGATAAAACTTCAGGACATAGATCGATCGGTGtgcattttttatcttcggcACAAAACAaaggattttcaaaatctaatTCGCCTCGTGATTTCTGCGTCAAAATTGAGTCCACCCCAAATAACATCacaaagaaaaatgttgaaaataatttttgatccaTTTTCACCAGGGTAATAATATTATCCTCGTTTGACGGTTTGTGCGAAGAATGAATTTAGCACTGAGGAACAATTTGATGCGTTTTCATCGACGGTAAATCGCGTAATGATGACATATCATTCGCGTGTTTATAAGCTTTTAAAACGAATCGCGTTCGGCAAGGATGATTTCCAGATAATTTCGCTTTTCGtacattacatacatatatgctcACCTTGGTACATCTATTACGGTATAGACTGCGGTGTTATTTTCGTTTCCGGCGGAAACGGCAATGTCATCCTCAAAAACAAATATCTGGCATtaataggtgaaaaaaaactataaaaaattttgcaatggGTGACCACGCGATTTATaatctatatttatacatcaaACCGATATCTCGGTGCTATTTGCGTTTCAAGTGACAccgaaaatttgacgatgTCTTTGTCCGGCTGTTATTATATGCGGTAATCATATTATGACATACATATTACAATCCGATGCTGTAATATACGGTTACACTCGTATTAAATTGCGTGTATTTACATATCTTTACATAAATCTCCGTACATGTTCCTCATCAATTTTGCATTCTTTGCGCGATGTAATATCGACGTTTCGAACGTCAATTGGCGAATTTCAAAACCGCGCCACGGGTCAAggggtgataaaaaatatgtgaatCAGAGTTGAATATTATAAGGTACAAAGTtctcgataaaatttattccctGTCTCTTACGTATGTACAGTTTCCGAACGTTGAATAGAAATAGAACTATTATAAACTCACAGGCAAAAGGTGGAGGTATTTAACTTCGAGTCGCGTAATTATCATGCACAAATCTATACTCGTAAATGCATGAATaattacgtattatatatccaTTGCTATTGAGAAAATTCAGGCACGTTCTCTGACGTGTACCGTTTGCGACGCGGAATCTAACTCAGTTTTGAAGGTCGACTTTTTATCTGGACTGATGTATAATCGATCGTAATTGCGACTCACGAACGCTCTTATTACAAGCTACGTGCTCGGTTTAAGATCACTGATATTGGTGAGGAAATAGAAAGAATTGGAAATTTCTCTCATCTATTTTTTAGAGCAAGTATACGCGGTAGATGAGGAGTTGGAAAAGCGTTTGTCGTTCCATTCAATGGCAGTCTCAACGATCCCGGTGCTTTTGAAATAATCGACAGCTACGATATTAGCAGTATCTGGGAACTCGGTGTTGTACCACGTTGTAACATTTATATTAATGTCTTCGGCCATTTGCCGCAGACCACCAAATCGATCTAAAAGGATATCCCACGTGTTAGGAGTCAATTGTGCCATCGCTGATCTAGGCCTAATCGTCGATGCGCTGAAAggggcattttttttattattaattttaaagTCGAACGAGCCATTATTTGACGCtggagatgaaaatattataccttCGGGCGTTAGTCTCGATGCTGACGAGGTAAAAATAGAGATCAGACATCGTCCTGACGTTACCCCACTGATGAGTAACGCACGGCCAAATCGTGTCGTAAAGAGGTACGACGTTGCTCTCGTCGTAACCGATTATCAGTCGTCTTCCGGAAGCCCAAATTGATTCTAGTGTAGTTGACCATCCGTAGCTTTTTGGCAACAAATAATCAGCGAATTGCTCCTCGAGGTAGGCGACCAGCCGTCTGTGGACGGTTAAGTCGGTCCCGAAACCTGTTTCAATTATAAATCAAGTTCGggaaattcgaggatattCAAGGGTGTGATTTTTAGGGGGGTTTTACCGACCTACAGGGAATTCTTGGACGTCAAATATTACGATTTCGTTCGTGTTATTCAAAAACGTTTTCACGTCGTCGATTACATCCTGCAATTCGACGACCTTTATAACTCCGTGATTTATCCACCACGACGAGTCCGTTCCGCCGTAATATCCAACCCTGATGTCGAGATATCGAACTCCGTAAATGAGTTGAGCCAAAACGGACTCGTCCTGCAATTAATTGCGTCAGTTCGATTCTACAATGATTTTTTATACCGTACAACAACCGTACAACACTCGTACCTGGCAAATGACATATTTGGCGACCAGAGTTTCCGCCGTGGGATCTTCGGTTATGACATAAGAACCCGAGTTGTGAGAACCTGGTAGAAATATGTCGCGAAATCGCTTCGAAGCCAACTCTTCTCGTCTATCGGCCATCCAGTTTGGTCGGGTCTCCAAACAGTTGGTCTTCATGATTTTCTCATCCCGCAACCAAGCAACGTGATATCCTGATATTTCGAACAAGGAATCGTTTGAACCGGCTCGTGTAATTAATGAGAAGGCGAAATCTCACCTAGACATTGTCTTTCGAAAGTCAGACTGGAGACCGGAACGAAATTAGCCTCGATTCCAGTCTTCTGAATTCCGTTCGCACCGATCG from Athalia rosae chromosome 1, iyAthRosa1.1, whole genome shotgun sequence carries:
- the LOC105688634 gene encoding ras GTPase-activating protein 1 isoform X1; its protein translation is MAEFVRGGPSVSNSAKSGIFQIEHNSKGGSPSTGSEDGGPIETLNVENDFDPFLENIPDDPQDTEEPDSANTTLLTAPPENQWYHGRLDRFTAEERLWDATKMGSYLVRESDRKPGSYVLSYLGRTGINHFRITAVCGDYYIGGRQFNSLSDLVAYYTHCSDLLKRERLIHPAPPPEPVNDKKRIVAILPYTKMPDTDELSFQKGDIFFVHNDMGDGWLWVTAHRTGEQGLIFRELVEDLDDSIDPNTVFSWFHPNVTKSEAVDMLVKAGPGSFLVRPSDNSPGDYSLFFHINNQIQRFRIEKKGVRYLMGGRTFECLDAVINRYRKEQIVEGHTLVQAMVTEPDGSVRVNKEVQHAEKIYATLRECREQSGVKKNKGIKMQGYLEKKSEKNKKWKALYFVLLVDASDTHLYLYDNPKRTKPKGLIDLSCAYLYQVHESVFDRPHCFQLVERALPCLATITYLAAQNSENSLDWVNALKPLCVSQLTRAPKVARLRELRSLHLHILDAHRLPYKLVPNPFIIVALNNVKVARTKVKTGASPLWDEEFILEDVPPDVVSFSLTLYNKGKRSKDTEVAELTVELGSLANGEEMDEWYTLSGVTPIGEWGALRLRLRYRHDLAMPPEEYSPLQQLLLDPELHVVRALADVCHPDRVPLANSLLRIFRHERKEADLLRSLNQAEVDKEDETPTLFRAASLTTTLMDLYMKSVCTSFLKAALRDTIVKLIESKQSCELNPTKMDSPEDACSNAEFLLQILDEVTLSIFTSPDDCPKTLRYICGCLQRAVVSKWPHERLVRTRVVSGFIFLRLLCPAILNPRSFNLIAEPPPPAAARSLVMVAKCLQNLANLVEFGGKEPYMEVVNPFILKNKERMVVFLDQLSNVIEKPDSEGADLRGKSTCASDTARDLATLHHICVSHLKVLQVLAKTQPTIKQLVTVTDMLSKHKQKYMEMIR
- the LOC105688634 gene encoding ras GTPase-activating protein 1 isoform X2, encoding MAEFVRGGPSVSNSAKIEHNSKGGSPSTGSEDGGPIETLNVENDFDPFLENIPDDPQDTEEPDSANTTLLTAPPENQWYHGRLDRFTAEERLWDATKMGSYLVRESDRKPGSYVLSYLGRTGINHFRITAVCGDYYIGGRQFNSLSDLVAYYTHCSDLLKRERLIHPAPPPEPVNDKKRIVAILPYTKMPDTDELSFQKGDIFFVHNDMGDGWLWVTAHRTGEQGLIFRELVEDLDDSIDPNTVFSWFHPNVTKSEAVDMLVKAGPGSFLVRPSDNSPGDYSLFFHINNQIQRFRIEKKGVRYLMGGRTFECLDAVINRYRKEQIVEGHTLVQAMVTEPDGSVRVNKEVQHAEKIYATLRECREQSGVKKNKGIKMQGYLEKKSEKNKKWKALYFVLLVDASDTHLYLYDNPKRTKPKGLIDLSCAYLYQVHESVFDRPHCFQLVERALPCLATITYLAAQNSENSLDWVNALKPLCVSQLTRAPKVARLRELRSLHLHILDAHRLPYKLVPNPFIIVALNNVKVARTKVKTGASPLWDEEFILEDVPPDVVSFSLTLYNKGKRSKDTEVAELTVELGSLANGEEMDEWYTLSGVTPIGEWGALRLRLRYRHDLAMPPEEYSPLQQLLLDPELHVVRALADVCHPDRVPLANSLLRIFRHERKEADLLRSLNQAEVDKEDETPTLFRAASLTTTLMDLYMKSVCTSFLKAALRDTIVKLIESKQSCELNPTKMDSPEDACSNAEFLLQILDEVTLSIFTSPDDCPKTLRYICGCLQRAVVSKWPHERLVRTRVVSGFIFLRLLCPAILNPRSFNLIAEPPPPAAARSLVMVAKCLQNLANLVEFGGKEPYMEVVNPFILKNKERMVVFLDQLSNVIEKPDSEGADLRGKSTCASDTARDLATLHHICVSHLKVLQVLAKTQPTIKQLVTVTDMLSKHKQKYMEMIR
- the LOC105687918 gene encoding tetratricopeptide repeat protein 27; the encoded protein is MEKFDAKEIRDSEKKLISNFLDDEAPQALPSIEEFHLGHYGEILTNQFCTAYLKKFVNDEDLAVSLTRAIEQQPASNFEILSVGIASLLLYVQTNFTGPENTPDIEWLLGKREEALKLLSLEDQCNDNMKKPELLYFSKLLFSDKTLQNKFRTTVWWLFRANLIHQIVLDEASATLFNDTENLIERISVSDILEDDYLQTLFHVEAVQFYLYHGRVQNLEKHVEIAQRSAKLNMQLVGMLGKRTKYQQDEKAQLLLKVSADKDNFPFRKCEDLPAALELNDDLRLERIQYSQEEEIIELGALEEAVVMAKYFQIQKSQPKDKLADEEIVPYLNNVIENSRNWPLRMSSLCQRCMLESNHKRTVERSMSQTEYLIEQVNSSKPLVSHRMDIFFASGMKPIWQVKQILADLMINLGMVKSALDLFLQLQLWESVIVCYTILELRHKAAEIIQQEIDKKPTVKLWCLLGDATQDTRCYETAWKISNERSSRAQRHWGLYYFAKQNYAEAVPHLKLSVELNNIQENVWIRLGFAALQIEDWKLAATAYRHYCALEQTNFEAWNNLAKAYIKLGDKPRAWRSLQDAVKCNYDKWEVWDNLMVVSIDLGHFSEVIRCYHRILELKAQHNDVQILKILTTAIIDDIKDADGNPTSRLLQKALELFGHLTAAVPNNSSIWQMYAELTATKNTEIDHQKAAQYLQRAHRTAVANPKWFKEVEATTNVLELCSDLAESYLKCAKAGSQLQQKAMLGSAKLSLVGVVKKVKEQDFGDNEEINEGLAKVETYLNKILEEFQKINE
- the LOC105689066 gene encoding chymotrypsinogen A isoform X1 encodes the protein MDQKLFSTFFFVMLFGVDSILTQKSRGELDFENPLFCAEDKKCTPIDLCPEVLSLMNRKALPVHRFRNLVCGYVGSQPKVCCDLLTPILSTSLGSRDTNSVTDRNSNSGCGKSLIRSNLETLGTFPFVARIGFIHVGNGQTKYPCSGAILNDRTIITTGTCALATSKNYKIQTVLLGEFDDANNPDCNSLFCGLPTREYNISYVVKHPDFRSESFDNNVALIRLQTAIDFTVTVQSICILQSENYNLIGRSPTLVGWGKTSNQLEKSSKQQWLQTKVLPKQDCSIFIGRGYSVEMCAGSMKEPCSGFSGSPLVIKYGDTYTLVGILSYGSDCSLNSNSPSAYVSVAKHAEWILANS
- the LOC105689066 gene encoding CLIP domain-containing serine protease 14D isoform X2, coding for MYQDVGNGQTKYPCSGAILNDRTIITTGTCALATSKNYKIQTVLLGEFDDANNPDCNSLFCGLPTREYNISYVVKHPDFRSESFDNNVALIRLQTAIDFTVTVQSICILQSENYNLIGRSPTLVGWGKTSNQLEKSSKQQWLQTKVLPKQDCSIFIGRGYSVEMCAGSMKEPCSGFSGSPLVIKYGDTYTLVGILSYGSDCSLNSNSPSAYVSVAKHAEWILANS